One segment of Myxocyprinus asiaticus isolate MX2 ecotype Aquarium Trade chromosome 41, UBuf_Myxa_2, whole genome shotgun sequence DNA contains the following:
- the LOC127431446 gene encoding cyclin-dependent kinase 8 isoform X2, translated as MDYDFKVKLTGERERVEDLFEYEGCKVGRGTYGHVYKAKRKDGKDDKDYALKQIEGTGISMSACREIALLRELKHPNVISLQKVFLSHADRKVWLLFDYAEHDLWHIIKFHRASKANKKPLQLPRGMVKSLLYQILDGIHYLHANWVLHRDLKPANILVMGEGPERGRVKIADMGFARLFNSPLKPLADLDPVVVTFWYRAPELLLGARHYTKAIDIWAIGCIFAELLTSEPIFHCRQEDIKTSNPYHHDQLDRIFNVMGFPADKDWEDIKKMPEHSTLMKDFRRNTYTNCSLIKYMEKHKVKPDSKAFHLLQKLLTMDPIRRITSEQAMQDPYFLEEPLPTSDVFAGCQIPYPKREFLTEEEPEDKADKKNQQQQQQGNNHTNGAGHTGNPDNSHAQGPPLKKVRVVPPTTTSSGLIMTSDYQRSNPHAAYQNPGPSTSLPQSSMGYSSTSQQPPQYSHQTHRY; from the exons GAAGGATGATAAAGACTATGCTCTGAAGCAAATTGAAGGCACAGGAATCTCTATGTCCGCCTGCAGAGAGATAGCA CTGCTGCGTGAACTGAAGCACCCCAATGTGATCTCACTGCAGAAGGTTTTCCTGTCACATGCAGACCGCAAAGTGTGGCTTCTCTTTGACTATGCTGAACATGACCTCTGG CACATCATCAAGTTCCACAGAGCCTCCAAGGCTAATAAGAAGCCTCTTCAGCTGCCACGTGGGATGGTTAAGTCTTTGCTCTACCAGATCCTGGACGGCATCCACTATTTGCATGCCAACTGGGTCCTGCACAGAGACCTG AAACCTGCCAACATTTTGGTAATGGGAGAAGGTCCTGAAAGAGGACGCGTAAAGATAG CGGATATGGGTTTTGCACGACTCTTCAATTCACCACTGAAGCCTTTAGCGGATCTGGACCCTGTAGTTGTTACGTTCTGGTACAGAGCACCAGAGCTTCTGCTGGGAGCCAGGCATTACACCAAAGCCatcg ATATCTGGGCGATTGGCTGTATCTTTGCTGAGCTTTTGACCTCAGAGCCTATCTTCCACTGTCGACAGGAGGACATTAAGACAAGTAATCCCTACCATCATGATCAGCTGGACCGGATCTTTAATGTCATGGGCTTTCCTGCAG ACAAAGACTGGGAGGACATTAAGAAGATGCCAGAACACTCTACGTTGATGAAAGACTTTAGGAGGAATAC GTACACTAACTGCAGCCTTATAAAGTATATGGAGAAACATAAAGTCAAACCTGACAGCAAAGCATTCCACTTG CTACAAAAGCTGCTCACTATGGACCCAATCCGCCGAATCACGTCTGAGCAGGCCATGCAAGACCCATACTTCCTAGAGGAGCCTTTACCCACGTCTGA tgtcTTTGCTGGCTGCCAGATTCCTTATCCCAAACGAGAATTCCTGACGGAAGAGGAGCCAGAAGATAAGGCTGATAAA AAAAaccagcagcaacagcagcagggGAACAACCACACCAATGGGGCGGGGCACACAGGTAACCCTGACAACAGCCACGCACAAGGCCCGCCTCTGAAGAAGGTGAGAGTGGTCCCGCCCACTACTACCTCAAGTGGCCTGATCATGACCTCAGATTACCAG CGCTCAAATCCACATGCTGCCTACCAGAACCCTGGACCAAGCACATCATTGCCCCAAAGCAGCATGGGATATTCCTCTACCTCCCAGCAGCCTCCACAGTACTCACACCAGACCCACCGCTACTGA
- the LOC127431446 gene encoding cyclin-dependent kinase 8 isoform X1, whose product MDYDFKVKLTGERERVEDLFEYEGCKVGRGTYGHVYKAKRKDGKDDKDYALKQIEGTGISMSACREIALLRELKHPNVISLQKVFLSHADRKVWLLFDYAEHDLWHIIKFHRASKANKKPLQLPRGMVKSLLYQILDGIHYLHANWVLHRDLKPANILVMGEGPERGRVKIADMGFARLFNSPLKPLADLDPVVVTFWYRAPELLLGARHYTKAIDIWAIGCIFAELLTSEPIFHCRQEDIKTSNPYHHDQLDRIFNVMGFPADKDWEDIKKMPEHSTLMKDFRRNTYTNCSLIKYMEKHKVKPDSKAFHLLQKLLTMDPIRRITSEQAMQDPYFLEEPLPTSDVFAGCQIPYPKREFLTEEEPEDKADKVRNKNQQQQQQGNNHTNGAGHTGNPDNSHAQGPPLKKVRVVPPTTTSSGLIMTSDYQRSNPHAAYQNPGPSTSLPQSSMGYSSTSQQPPQYSHQTHRY is encoded by the exons GAAGGATGATAAAGACTATGCTCTGAAGCAAATTGAAGGCACAGGAATCTCTATGTCCGCCTGCAGAGAGATAGCA CTGCTGCGTGAACTGAAGCACCCCAATGTGATCTCACTGCAGAAGGTTTTCCTGTCACATGCAGACCGCAAAGTGTGGCTTCTCTTTGACTATGCTGAACATGACCTCTGG CACATCATCAAGTTCCACAGAGCCTCCAAGGCTAATAAGAAGCCTCTTCAGCTGCCACGTGGGATGGTTAAGTCTTTGCTCTACCAGATCCTGGACGGCATCCACTATTTGCATGCCAACTGGGTCCTGCACAGAGACCTG AAACCTGCCAACATTTTGGTAATGGGAGAAGGTCCTGAAAGAGGACGCGTAAAGATAG CGGATATGGGTTTTGCACGACTCTTCAATTCACCACTGAAGCCTTTAGCGGATCTGGACCCTGTAGTTGTTACGTTCTGGTACAGAGCACCAGAGCTTCTGCTGGGAGCCAGGCATTACACCAAAGCCatcg ATATCTGGGCGATTGGCTGTATCTTTGCTGAGCTTTTGACCTCAGAGCCTATCTTCCACTGTCGACAGGAGGACATTAAGACAAGTAATCCCTACCATCATGATCAGCTGGACCGGATCTTTAATGTCATGGGCTTTCCTGCAG ACAAAGACTGGGAGGACATTAAGAAGATGCCAGAACACTCTACGTTGATGAAAGACTTTAGGAGGAATAC GTACACTAACTGCAGCCTTATAAAGTATATGGAGAAACATAAAGTCAAACCTGACAGCAAAGCATTCCACTTG CTACAAAAGCTGCTCACTATGGACCCAATCCGCCGAATCACGTCTGAGCAGGCCATGCAAGACCCATACTTCCTAGAGGAGCCTTTACCCACGTCTGA tgtcTTTGCTGGCTGCCAGATTCCTTATCCCAAACGAGAATTCCTGACGGAAGAGGAGCCAGAAGATAAGGCTGATAAAGTgagaaat AAAAaccagcagcaacagcagcagggGAACAACCACACCAATGGGGCGGGGCACACAGGTAACCCTGACAACAGCCACGCACAAGGCCCGCCTCTGAAGAAGGTGAGAGTGGTCCCGCCCACTACTACCTCAAGTGGCCTGATCATGACCTCAGATTACCAG CGCTCAAATCCACATGCTGCCTACCAGAACCCTGGACCAAGCACATCATTGCCCCAAAGCAGCATGGGATATTCCTCTACCTCCCAGCAGCCTCCACAGTACTCACACCAGACCCACCGCTACTGA